CCCACAACCGCGAAGGCTGTTTTTCTGCCTGAGGCACTTCACCAATGCGATCGAGTGCATCTAAAATCGCCTGATGACGAACGGGTTCGTACTGCGGCATACGTCCCGACCCTACCTGCAACATTTCGCGAAGCGTAGGTGTTTCTTTTTCGATATGAAGCGTTTTCAAGGCGGTTTTTACCGCTGCTTCTTTCGCTCCACTGCCAGCTTTGCTGAAAAACTCACGGCGCGCCTTACCATATACTCCTCGTTGCTGCGCGAGCAAACACGCTTGCGGAAACTCCGACGATCGGCGCACCCGAGCAGTGCTTCCCCACAGGTCAAGCAAGTTATTTGCCGATTCAACAACCTGGTCAGTCAACATTTGTGTATCGCGAAAACGACAGGTACGACAGATTCCATCAACCAGTACGATGTCATCTACCCCATGCGACGCTAACCCCACGATGAGGCTTTCATCGACACGACAGACGCAGGGCACCTCAGCAAACATTCGTGGGTCAGCTTCGCGCTTAGATGCTTTACGCGCGCAAGCAATAACCGCCTGCTTCCCGCCCAATGTTAATACCGCCTCGGCCGTCTGCTGCGCCAGATAATTATCAGGAGGATCAAGCGGGGCAAGCGCATTGGTAGGACACGCTGTTGTACAAGCTCCGCAAGAAACACAGCGCTCAAAGTCGATCAACAGATTGTTCTTTTCAATCGTTATTGTTTCATCAATAGGGCAGATAGCCACGCAACGGTCGCATTTTGAATTCCGATTACGAACCGGTGAACACCGCTGCGCCATAATGAGTACGGGACGTGGTCCAAGCTCCTGCGTTAGTTCGACAAAATCGTTGAGCGAGGGCATCTCAACGGCACTCCTCAATCTGGCTGTCTTGGTTGGTCTGTGAAAAACTACTTTGGTCTACCGCTGATTGAGAAGCTGCTCGCTGAGCATCTTCCTTCAATTGCGAAACTGCTTGCTGCGAGCTTTTCTTAACCGCGCACGATGGGCGATTGTGCTCAGCTGGCTGAAGGGCAGGTTTCCACAGGGTATCTTTCTCTGCCAACCGTTCTGCAAAATCCAAGTCGTCAGGTGTATTCACATTGATAAAGCAACGCCCGCCTGGCTCTGTTTCAAGTACTTTCGCCTGCGGAAATTCACAGAGCGATACAAAGGGAAAAATTGCCTGAGCGCGACTTTCCCCTTGTTTGAGGCGCACCTCAATTTGCGGCAGACAGCTGCTGCGACGATACAGCGCATGAAACGGCTCAAACCCATTTCTATTTACCGGCACCACGACATCAGCCCCGGTACGCTGCATTTCTTGCGATTCAGCAACGATAAGCCGTGGAGAGGCAAATACCATGTCACACGCAATAATGGCCACCTGTTCGTTATGCGCGGCAGAAAGCGCAGTGAGCATGCCAGGTAGAGCACCCCGATAATCAAGACGG
This genomic interval from Cryptobacterium curtum DSM 15641 contains the following:
- a CDS encoding 4Fe-4S binding protein; amino-acid sequence: MPSLNDFVELTQELGPRPVLIMAQRCSPVRNRNSKCDRCVAICPIDETITIEKNNLLIDFERCVSCGACTTACPTNALAPLDPPDNYLAQQTAEAVLTLGGKQAVIACARKASKREADPRMFAEVPCVCRVDESLIVGLASHGVDDIVLVDGICRTCRFRDTQMLTDQVVESANNLLDLWGSTARVRRSSEFPQACLLAQQRGVYGKARREFFSKAGSGAKEAAVKTALKTLHIEKETPTLREMLQVGSGRMPQYEPVRHQAILDALDRIGEVPQAEKQPSRLWGRVQIDEQKCNACGMCPVFCPTGALRRADDDDTKESGADLLLEFTASQCVQCDLCQVSCFRGCLTVEHAMVPEELFDFEPRLFTLSKQPTPAGMGFFGNR